The Desertibacillus haloalkaliphilus genome contains the following window.
AAGTATGACTGGGTACTAGAATTCGATATTAAGGGTCTTTTTGACAATATTGATTATGGATTACTCATGAAAGCAGTCAAAAAGCACACGGATTGTAAATGGATAATTCTCTATATTGAAAGGTGGCTTAAGGCACCCTTTCAGAAGAAAGATGGAGAAATAGTGGAAAGGACTTCCGGGACACCGCAAGGTGGTGTCATTAGTCCGGTATTGGCTAACCTGTTTATGCACTACACATTTGATAAATGGATGGCAATTAATCACCCGAATAATCCGTGGGCTAGATATGCTGATGATGCTGTGGTTCATTGTCGAAACAAAGAAAAGGCTGAGAGATTACTTGAGGAGTTAAACCAACGGTTTAACCAATGTCGGCTTGAACTACATCCCGACAAAACTAAAATCATCTACTGCAAAGACGAAGATCGAACAGGTGATTATCCAAATATCATGTTTGATTTTTTGGGTTATACCTTCCGACCAAGAAGGTCTAAGAACAGATATGGAAAGTTTTTCATAAACTTCACCCCAGCAGTGAGTAACAAAGCATGTAAAGCTATGAGGCAGACAATACGAAGATGGCGGCTTCAGTTGAAACCAGATAAAGAGATTAAAGATCTCTCCCTAATGTTCAACGCTGTAATAAGAGGTTGGATTAACTACTATGGTCACTTTTATAAATCCCAACTCTACTCTGTATTACGTCACATGAATCGAGCATTAGTTCAATGGGTAAGAAGGAAATACAAAAGGTTTATGAGACACAAGAAACGTGCAGAGAGATGGTTGGGGAGATTAGCTAGAAATCTACCAAAACTGTTTGTTCATTGGCAGATGGGAATTCTGCCCGCGACTGGATAATGGGAGCCGGATGAGCTGAGAGGTTCACGTCCGGTTCTGAGAGGGCCTAAGGGTGGGATTCCCTTGGGCTACTCACCGCAATATCTATGTTCGCTCGAGAAGAGCGGGACTCCGCATAATGGAAAGTATCACGTCATTCATTGAAAATAAACTGAAATTAAAGGTAAATCGAGAGAAGAGTTCGGTTGATCGTCCTTGGAAACGCAAATTCTTAGGGTTCTCCTTCACCGTCGGTAGGGAACCGAAAATAAGAATTGCGAAGGAAAGTATAAACCGACTAAAACAACGAATTAGAGAACTAACAAGTCGAAGACATTCGATTGAAATGTCCAAACGACTAAGAAAGCTAAATCGATTTCTAACAGGATGGCTTGTCTATTATCAATTAATTGATACACCAAGTGTACTTGCGAAATTAGATGCTTGGATCAGAAGAAGATTGCGAATGATTAGGTGGAAAGAATGG
Protein-coding sequences here:
- a CDS encoding reverse transcriptase domain-containing protein, coding for KYDWVLEFDIKGLFDNIDYGLLMKAVKKHTDCKWIILYIERWLKAPFQKKDGEIVERTSGTPQGGVISPVLANLFMHYTFDKWMAINHPNNPWARYADDAVVHCRNKEKAERLLEELNQRFNQCRLELHPDKTKIIYCKDEDRTGDYPNIMFDFLGYTFRPRRSKNRYGKFFINFTPAVSNKACKAMRQTIRRWRLQLKPDKEIKDLSLMFNAVIRGWINYYGHFYKSQLYSVLRHMNRALVQWVRRKYKRFMRHKKRAERWLGRLARNLPKLFVHWQMGILPATG
- a CDS encoding group II intron maturase-specific domain-containing protein; the encoded protein is MESITSFIENKLKLKVNREKSSVDRPWKRKFLGFSFTVGREPKIRIAKESINRLKQRIRELTSRRHSIEMSKRLRKLNRFLTGWLVYYQLIDTPSVLAKLDAWIRRRLRMIRWKEWKTISARKRNLIKQGISKARAWEWANSRKGYWRIAQSPIMNRALGDQYWSNQGLISLAERYQTKRWT